AGGTAGCCTTCTAAGAACTAACCAAGTCTCTTGCATCAAACACTGGACACAGGGTCGAATGAGGCTCTGTAGTAGTTTTctatggctgctataacaagttaccacaaacttagAGGTTTACAATAAcacaagttttttattttacagttgtggaggtcagaagtctgaaatgggtgTCACTGAGTTGAAATCCATGTGTCAACagagctgtgttccttctggaggctctagaggagaatccGTTCCCTTAGCTTTTCCACCTTCTAAAAACCCCTGCATTTGTTGGCTCAAAGTCCCTGACTCCATCTTCAAAATTAGAAGCATGGTGTCTTCCagtctctctctgactctcccttcctgcctccttctcacaaggacccttgtgattatacTGAGCCTACCAGGATAACCCAGGATTGtctcctcatctcaagatccttaacgtAATCACATTTGCAAAACCTCTTTGGCCATGTATGGTAACATATGCACAGTTCttgggattaggatgtggacatattTCGGGggacattattctgcctaccatagaCCCTGAGCAGGATGAGCTTGGTTTGGGGGCACAAGGCTGAAACACAGCTACCTGTCTCTCTACCAGCTCTGTTCAAAGTAAAACTCAGTACGGGCCGAGGGCTCACTCTCCTTGGTGAGCTGTACTGGCTGCTGGGGCTCTGCCGGGCCACACAGGAACCAGCCAGGCCAGGCAGCAGCCTCAAGCCTGAAGGCAGAGCCTGAGCTGCTCTGGAAGAACGTGAAGCGTGTGGCCTCTTCACCACCTTTGTACAGCTCCTCAATGTTCACATCCTGTGGGGGCAAGGTGGATGGCTGCAGAATGAGAGTGCTGATGGAGGTGTTAGCCCTGGAGGCCTCTGGGGCTTGGCCAAAAAAAGGACCTGACAGGGCTGGTTTTTACCCAAGGGACTGCCTTCTGCAGATTCTAGAGGGCAAGGGTCTTGGTGCTAGGTACAGAGGGAGATGGTGGAAACCTGAGGGAGTAGGACATGTGGACCTGGCTGGGAATCCACAGATAGGCACAAAGATGCCAGAGCATCCCAGGGGTCAGGCCAGGTCTGCAGTGTCCCCTAGAATGGGAGAGGTCTCTCACCTCCAGCTGCAGGGAAGGCCCCTCTCCTGTCTCCACACATGCCAGGCAGCGGCTCCCTCCCTGGATCCCTAGGAAAATGGGGACCTTGGTGCGGTCCAAGCCTCTGTTAGGAAGTATGCAGATCTTCTCTAGGAGGGAATAGAGAGAAGAGTCAAGGGACAAGGGAACCCCATGTTGCAGACTCTTGGCAGGTAAAGGCTCAGGCAGGAAGGAACTGGACATGGGCACACCGGGCCTGGCCCTGCATGCAGACTGGAGGGTGAGCCAGGACTTCTGCAGGAGTCATGCCCCCTCACTAGGAGAGGCCACAGCTGCTCTCTGGCCCTTCTCACTGTCACTGGTGGCAGCTGCTGACCCTCTgctggggaggaaagggaagaagagaagggagggcCTATGGCAGATGGAGCATGGGGTGGAGGCCCCAGAAGCTCACCTGCACAGCAGTTGTCTGCAACAGGATCTCCCACCAGCAGCTGGCCATCTCTCGTGTATAGAGCCTTCTGGTCTGCATATTTAATTCTGAAACAGTATGATAGTGCTGATGGCCCATTCCCTTTATGCACCACTGGCCCCCAAGCCCTTCCACCTCCATGCTCTGAATCACCACCTTGAGCATTTGGGCGATTTTCTCTCTTTCACAGGTGGTAAGAGGGGAATGATCACTCCCAAGAGCAGGTAAAGACCAGGCCAGCCTTAAAGCAAGGAAGGTCTCCTGTGTTCGTGCTTTTCAGAGGCTGTGCTTCCTGCCTTCTCATGGCTTGGGGAGGCCTTCAGAGGAGAATGGAGAGCCAATGTTCTCTGACAGAGGGGTAAAGAAAATGTTCCTGGCTTCCTGAGAAATTTCTTAGTGAGGCTCAGATGACTTTGGGATACAGTGAACCTTATCTTAAATTTTTTGGGCCTGCCCTAattgtttataaatgtttattctcTTTAGTACAGAGATTAATTGAGCATATACTGAAGTGTGATTtgcttttcagatattttaaaaactttaaagtcATGCAGGTTATTAGCTCAGTCACCTGGTTGGTTTCAAAGATGCCTGTCAGCTGCTGTCAGGGCTGGAGAGCTCTCATTAACCTTTTAGGGCAGAACCTCTGGACCAATTCCACCACCTCCAGGGGATTTTTCTATCTCAATAACAGCTAATGATAATACCCTTAGCTAATGACTGTACGTGTTTAAAGCAGGTTCActtgtacaataaaaataaacttccgGAAAGATCTCGGGCTTGCTAACTGGCATTCCCCCTCCCACCTTGACAACCCAGATGTGACAACGCACATGCCAGCAGCATTCTATTTGGAGACCAGAACCCAGATTAGATGCCCTGAAGTGCTGACATCTGCTTTGTCATTTATGTGCTTCCTATGTATGTGTCTTGCTTCCCAGCCAGGCTGTCACCTCCTTGAGACCAGGACTGCTCTCCACCCACCTTGTCCAGTACACAGCCCTGGACATTACAGGGTCCATGGGAGGAGCAGAGGAAATGCATCCCAGAgtcctcttatttttcttatgcCTCACCTCCTTCCTGAAAGGAGCTTATGACAAAATCACAGACAACAAAGTAGTAAAAGATAAGGAAGGATGCAAATCTCAAATGAGATGAAATGTAAGTAAGTGTTAGAAGGCCACACTGGGAGTAAAGGCCACAGGGACCACCATCAAGGTGCTGTCATTGAGATTCAAAACTGTTTCTGAGATTTCAGAGAGGCGGATGGAGCAGCATAGAGGACATGAAGTCTGattcctggctctgccttttgGTAGCTGTGTGACATGGGGGAATTTATTTaccctctttgagcctcagcttccagatctgtaaaatggggttaataacaCTCCACTTATAGACTTTTTGGGACAGAGATGAGGCAGTAGATTGGCTGGCATCTTGCAGATGTTCAGGAAAGAGCTGTTGCTACTGTGGTGACGATGAAGCTTAATTATGGGGCACTTGCAATTTCTAAGGTGAGAAGGAGCCTCATCCTCTGACTCAGcattcctttcctcttcccacGTGATCCCCAGACCCCCTGCCTGGGAAAGCAGGGACATGCCAGGACAACTTACATGTAGTATCTTGCCGTGGGGAGGGAACACATTCCTGCAATCAGTGGTGTCTTGTCCTCACTGACggggaggagagaagggcagTTAGAAAAGGAGGCTGGGTGAAGCCAGAGGCAGACATGCTGGGGCTCAGAACCACTCAGCCACGGGCTGCATGGGTACCCAAGGCCATTCATCTATAATTGGCCTGCCAGAATCCACCAAGGCTTCCACCAGCCCAGCAGGCTCCAGGCAGCTCTGCCTCTCCCTGACTGAGGTTATCCGGGAGCAAGTCCAGCCACCAGgggtgtgagcctgggaggtgtgTGCTTGCGCTGGTTCTGAGAAACTGGAAAACAGATTCTTCCAAATAGCTGAGCCACAACACTTCCCAGCCCTGAGAGTGGGGTGGAGTGTGCTGTAGCCTCCCTCACAGTTGGAGGATAAGCCCAGCTCAAACCCAGTCCCACTGCCCTGTTGGCCAAGAGGgcaccacacccccacccccataacTAGCCAAGAGTTAGATAACTAGAGCCCAGAGTGAAAGAAGAGAGCACAACTAGAAGGGGTCTCCAGCAGCAGTGAGGCTGGTGGGGTCCCCCCAGAGAGTTGGAAAACATCATTCCTAGCGACTAGAAGTGCTTGGCCAAGACTGCTGAAAACAGCCCATCCAAACTCCCCTATTCTGTTCCAGATGGAAAATGGCACAGTCAAGAGAGTGGTCCTGTATAAATGCCAGGCCACACAGCTTCACATGACTCTGCTCCTTCCCGATGGGTTATCTTGTCCTAGAGCTCTTCCCTAAAATGACCACCCATTGGAAAGGCCAGTCCAGAATTTAGCATGGAAATAAACCCAGAGCTAATCAGGACTTGGAAATTAGCTCAGGAAAGTAATGCAAGTATGACTAGGGCTGAGGTTTACCGAGTAGATCTGATTGTCACCAAATAAGAAggcaatagagaagaaaaaatataagaaagcagaaaatgagagaagagaaaggaagaaggcagGTGGAAGAAAGTAACAGAGCTCAGGGAGGAACAGAGTGATGCTGAGGGACCTTGGGGAGGCAGGTGAGAAGGAACAGGTGGGTGCTGAGGATACGGCTTCCAACCACCTCAGCACTCGAGTTCCAGAAACAGGGCTGTAGCCAAGGTGGCTTTTAGTACTGGGTCTGTCATTGTCactttggacaagtcattttCTGTCCCCGGGCCTTGGGGTATGACTTTGAGACTTAGAGTGAAGGATAATAGGGACTGACAAGTGCAAATTCTGGAGGGATGTTGGTGCTGTGAATGAAAGTCTTAAAGCATTCTGTATACTTTGTGATTACATGTGTTTCCCTTACTCTTAGGAAAAAATAATGGATTGCCCAAATGTTTACTTACAAAAATGTTCACTGCATAATTTTTTACAATagcaagaagttaaaaaaaatctaaattttcagTAATAGGTAATTGGCTGAGAAATTATGgcaaaattcaataaataagGATGTACGTGTTTGCTAAAGATGATATTGTAGAAGCCTGTTTtatgacataaaatttttcaaaatatattaggtGAAAAATGCAGATTATAAATCAAGTGTACATTATAATTCTATTTAAatccacacagagacacatacacagaaaccTTACTCATGTTGTTGCACCACTTACCTATGGCTTtatgagtaattttttaaacatatcaACATTTTTCCTATAATGAACATGAATTTCCTTTGTAATATCAAGTAagtttcaacattttttaaatgaagtgttCAGTTAAAGTCGCTGGCTCCTAAATGTGCCCGCCCATCTGCATCACCTGGGGGACTCTCTATAATTACTATTTCCTGGGCCGAAGGTTCTAATTCAGCAGGACTTGGAGTGATTCCAGCAATAAGCCAGGCTGCTTGAGAActggtgtacttttttttttttattgtactttaagctttagggtacatgtgcacaatgtgcaggtttgttacatatgtatccatgtgccatgttggtgtgctgcacccattaactcatcgttTAGCATTAGTTGTATCCCTAATGcttttcctcccccctccccctaccccacaacagtccccggagtgtgatgttccccttcctgtgtccatgagttctcattgttcaattcccacatatgagtgagaacatgtggtgtttggttttttgtccttgcgatagtttactgagaatgatgatttccagtttcatccatgtccctacaaaggacatgaactcatcatttttttttcagttttttattttattttattttatttttattatactttaggttttagggtacatgtgcacaatgtgcaggtttgttacatatgtatccatgtgccatgttgatttcctgcacccattaactcgtcatttagcattaggtgtatctcctaatgcagtccctcccccctcccccaaccccacaacagtccccagagtgtgatgttccccttcctgtgtccatgagttctccttattcaattcccacctatgagtgagaacatgcggtgtttggttttttgtccttgcgatagttccattttttatggctgcatagtattccatagtgtatatgtgccacattttcttaatccagtctatcgttgttggacatttgggttggttccaagtctttgctattgtgaatagtgccgcaataaacatacatgtgcatgtgtctttatagcagcatgatttatagtcctttgggtatatacccagtaacgggatggctgggtcaaatggtatttctagttctagatccctgaggaatcgccacactgacttccacagtggttgaactagtttacagtcctaccaacagtgtaaaagtgttcctatttctccacatcctctccagcacctgttgtttcctgactttttaatgatggccattctaactggtgtgagatggtatctcattgtggttttgatttgcatttctctgatggccagtgatgatgagcatttttttatgtgtttttttggctgcataaatgtcttcttttgagaagtgtctgttcatgtccttcgatTCTTCacattcattaataaatatataaaccaccTGCAggtcttgttaaaatacagattctggttttccaggcctggggtggggcctgagactgTACATTTCAAATATGCAACCAGGTGATGTCAATGCTGCTGGTTCCTCCTGGCCAGCACTTTGAGTCCTAAAGGACTAGAGAATCCCCCAGTACAGATAACTCAACAGCATCATGGCCTCAATGCAAGCCCACTTGATGATGGGCTCCCCTTGGCCAAACCACTGGGGCTTCTTTGGTTGTGGCAGCAGGTCAGTGGGCAGTGTGGTAGCTGTGCCCAGATCTAGGTGGGGCAACAAAGTGGAAGGCCCTGGGTGAAGGTGGACAGCAAGCTGATGACTCCCACTCTGGGTCAGTGTCAGCTCAAAGAGCTGGAAGAAATTAAATGCTGGTCCAGTCCAGCTGGATCCCATGGGCCCTAGAAACCTCCCATTCTGGCACAGCCAAAATGTACAGTGTCTCTCCCAAAGGCTCCCCTATTCGGCTCCCTCTGCCTGGGTTCTGATAGGTTGTGATGAAGTGAGTAAGAGTAGGAAGCTAGCGTCTGGTCCATCAGAGAGCCTGGGTCTTGGTGCTGAGCCTCTGCTGTGTGCCAAGCCCCTCCCAGTGTGCCACATGCCTCACCTCCAAAGCTTCCCCTCCCTATTGTCCTCAAATGACTTTTCACTGAACTTCAGTTTAtatccctcttttcttcctctcatttCTCCCTGGACACGGCATCTGGCTCTCAGACCTCTGCAATTCACCTGTCCTGGCTCAAACACTGCCATCAGCTAAACTTGGGCTTTCCCCATGTTCTTTTGCACAGCACCCTGTCCTATCCTCCATCATTCTCCTGCATGGTATCTATGTGGGATGTTCTGTCCAAGACCAATATTAACTTCTGTGGAGCCAGATCCAAAGATTCTTTTGATTCCTTTCATATTTGGTCTTTGCCTCCTTGGAACCCTTGACATTGAATGACTCCCTGCACACTCTTTCTCCCATTGTAGATTTCACCTCCTTCTGGGGCCACCCCTAAGGCTAACAAGGTCCTAAGCACTTCTATTTCACATCATATTAAGCTGCAATTCATTGACTTCTACAGCTACAATGATTATCTTGGGCTAATTGCTCCCAAATGTAGACTGCACATCCCACTTTACCTCCTGCAGCCTACAGGACAGCCCACTTTGGACATCCTGCTGATATTCAACCAAATATATTTAAGGTTAAGTTAATTATCTTCTTCTCCCAGCCCACACATTCCTCCCAATTTCATTTCTCTCATGGTCTTAATATTCCTCTCACTAGTGATATTCAAAACCTGAGACTCATTGACAATATCTTCTACTTCTCGTGACTCAGTGTCTAACTTATCAAGTCCCTACaggttatttctttaaaatataactttgtgTTCTTAATTGCCATTACTACTGTACTTGTATTCCTGGTTTTTCTGCCTTTCATTCATTCCAACCTATGTGAGGAATGCAGACCCACGTTCTAAAGATTTTTTTCACCACATCCCTGCCTGGCTCTAGAGTCTACAGTGACTGACTGTTTTGCCACCATCTGGCACTGATTTTCTTGTGTGATAGCATCTCACTTCTCCTTGGACACTAAACCACACCTCCTGGCAACATAATTCCTTTCTTATCTTCTCAgtggacatattcacaggtgtccCATTGTTCTCCCTGCCTCAAAAGTCATCCCTTCTCATTGTCATCCATTCAGATCTTTTTATATTAAGATCACTGGAGATAGTATCAGTATAGATGGGTTCAGTACCTAGTTCTATCAAATTAATTACCAGTGTAGAGTTACAGCTTAGACATACAGCGTTATGTCTTTTAACCTCCAACCCTCAGTTTCAGCACTATACATTCATGGGATTAGATTATGTGGTTTTGAAGGTTCTTTCTAGGCCAAATTCATGTGATTCGATTATGTGGTTATGAAGGTTCTTTCTAGGCCAAACTATTTATAATTCCATGACTCAGAGTTTAATGAATCTTTCCCTTACTATTGTAACTCTACTCTGAACTCCTATtaaattttactgtattatttattGTTGTACATAAAGATATTTGTTTCCCTTGTAAAAGTTAATAAGATCTTGAAGTCATGAAGCATGGCTTATAGCTCACTTGAAGCTCTCTCCAACCACCCTAATTGAACTACCCTGGTCCTTATGGCCAGGACATAGGAACACACAGAGCAGACTTTGAATAGAAAGGCTGAGTCCTAGACCTAGCTCTCCTACCAATTTATTTTGCCACCTTTTATCCCTGGGCCTTCAACTTATCATTATTGGATGGAAAGATTGAGTAGGGTATCTTTCAAAACTGTTTTAAgtttcacaataaaattttatgcAGAATTCTAATGATTGTAAAAAGGATAAAGGGCAACTGCTTTGCTGACACAGGAAGCAATGGAGACTTTGGAACCCTGCTAGTATTCCTCTTGCCtacaaagaagaaactgaggagCTCCCAagaagcacaaaaaaaaaaaaaaaaaaaaaaaacgaaaacaaaaaaaaactcttaagctTCCACCAAACACAGTTGGAATACCACTGGCCCAGATGGTTTCTTTTGAGATTACTTTCTAAAGTCAGTTGTTCTAAGTAGTTCAAAAATCTTGATTTGGCTTAACCTATTCCTTCTCCTCAAATCTCTTTATGTGCTCCTAAATGTTTTTGATGTCCCACCATGTTCTATGAGGGGAACACCTTGTTACCTAGACAGCTGGCCAGGAGGAGCGAAGGGATAGAGGGCATATCAGAGATATTGACAGGAGagagtagaaaagaaagaaaagagagagagaatattgccTGTCCATCACTGACCTGCAGATCCTGAGTGCCTGGAACACTGATCCCTGGAGACTCCAACTGATTTCTCCAGGGCATTGCACTGTGTTTATACCGTCTGGTAAGGGTGGGTCAGGCCTGCACCAATCTCTATAATTGGCTGCAGGGCATGAAGGAAGAAGAGCCTGGGCATTTCACAATGTCTTTGGTACAGCATGAATAATAAGACGGTGGGAACATTAATGAGCATTTGTTGAAGGGGGAGAGAGTCGTCCATAAAGCCTTGGCAGAAACAAGGTATGGGGCCCCTGTTCTGTACCCACTGTCAGTGACTATGTTATTAGTGGGTTTGCAGCCAGATAAACAGTGCTGGGGTCAGACATCTTTGGTGCACTGTGGGGCTCCATCCTAGGCTTGAAGAGGTGGTGAATGCAAGAGAGAGTATGTCTGGCAAGCCCAAGGACAGAACAAATTCTGATGCCTGAATCCAGGCTGTGGCCAGACAGCCACAGTAAGAGAAGGGGCTGATAGCACTGTGAGTGTGGCTCTGTTTGGAAAGATGAGAAGGGAGTCTCTGCTTTTCAGTGGGTTTAATTGGTTGGTACCAGCTTGATGGGACAGAACATCTAGGGAAACCCAACTGCAAAGATATTGACCTCAGATTAACCCTGAGACTGAGCAGACATCATGTGCCATGGACTGCTAGGAAATATGATAGTGTGAGTATAGCACAGAGGAAAGAACACTCAGGTCTCTAATTGACATTACTTGActcagtccatccatccatccacccacccagccaCCCGTCTGTCCATCTATCTACCCG
The window above is part of the Symphalangus syndactylus isolate Jambi chromosome 14, NHGRI_mSymSyn1-v2.1_pri, whole genome shotgun sequence genome. Proteins encoded here:
- the IL1F10 gene encoding interleukin-1 family member 10 isoform X2 — protein: MCSLPTARYYIIKYADQKALYTRDGQLLVGDPVADNCCAEKICILPNRGLDRTKVPIFLGIQGGSRCLACVETGEGPSLQLEDVNIEELYKGGEEATRFTFFQSSSGSAFRLEAAAWPGWFLCGPAEPQQPVQLTKESEPSARTEFYFEQSW
- the IL1F10 gene encoding interleukin-1 family member 10 isoform X1; its protein translation is MNGLGYPCSPWLSGSEPQHVCLWLHPASFSNCPSLLPVSEDKTPLIAGMCSLPTARYYIIKYADQKALYTRDGQLLVGDPVADNCCAEKICILPNRGLDRTKVPIFLGIQGGSRCLACVETGEGPSLQLEDVNIEELYKGGEEATRFTFFQSSSGSAFRLEAAAWPGWFLCGPAEPQQPVQLTKESEPSARTEFYFEQSW